gctcattttgttccttaagctgtttctgcaaagttaatactaaattttgcaaatgagaattatttgaattacctggttcatattcctgtggttcactgggggttcctccatttccagaattaataaggccagaacgaggattctccaatgtattattattaggtgtAGATGTGGGTGGTGCAACAGGTAATCGACTAACTAAAGCCTGAAAGGCTTTGTTAACCCGTACATCAACTactttttgtaaagcttcatccaccccttcaaaatgttcagattgctcttgttgatcagcacgagatTTAGGAGcgggagtgccttcacgagattgacgtggtgaattgtgaggggagggaaccacgtcgATGTTCTGTaaatctccttgattttgatggatttgattttcatggtttcccaaggTGTTTTCACTAttattgttgtttgacatgatgaTAACAACGGCTGGAATATAGCTTAAAAgagaagattatcagattcccggtaacggaaccaatgtgtttaaccaaaaatctgagtatttggtcaaagctttagaaatatagagaaattcgggttactaataatctagagacgaaaataataaaagacttttGAGAATAATAAGTAATTTTGTATTTCAATGTAATCCCAATAATATTTCTTGTTtttacagatgttgagtccttctccttttatagttgattctaggagaagatgtaatgcctttgtctgaacgagacaattatgagcaataaatgacatttaaaagaaacgttacacaatcatttctatttaattcagattctctgacgtatttgatatttaatgttgtatttagactcttttacgtcatcagattcgtatcttcaacttcttctgatctttgatctttaaatgactcgaataggtacgagactcgtacctattttagtaacggtccacacctatgttgctttcttttccccatatctgttgtcgcccgtgcctcttggccatttattgcgttttgaccagtccacgtgtcatgacacgtcatcttcaatattcagactcagttttttcccaatacaatttGAAAATTAATTTCTTAAGATAACCGCCCAAGGTATTAGATTCCAGGAAAAGGAAATTGAGCAAACTGTTGAAAGGTGGAAAGCAACCAACATTTATCATTTCCTTGTGCTAAATAAAAGAGCAAGTACAAAAATAAGCAAGAGCATAAAATCAAAATTGCTGTAGCTGTAAGAATATTAGAAAAAAAATGATTACTGGAAGCTGAAGAGAATTAAACACACATTAGCTAAGACATTTTACTCAGCGACTGAACTAAATTATACTGTGGTTGATTGTCCACACTTTACAGTTTTGTCCCATCAATAAATCAGGCGAACAAACCTAAAGATAGCTGGTAGGAACTATTCCTTATTGGGCTTGTCCACTGTAGTACTGATATCGCGGTTTGAAGAAATAGCAACCTCCTTAGTTGCTCTCTCTTCCTCTTTGTTATCATCCTTCACTGCTAATAGTATAAGAGCTATCAGTAATGGAAAACTAATAGTGGTTAGCGCCCAATTCGCGATAAGCTGGTTTAGGAATGTCACGTTACGTGAATCAACTTGCCAAGCAACGGCTCCTCCTGCACTTTGTATTCCTTTATAGAAGCCAGTATACCTGTGAATGCAGATAACGAATCCAATTTTAACCAATACATTGTGTTCCTTGTAACTTTTAAGCATTGACTAATGAATTTGTAGTATAAGTACATGAAAATTTACCTGCTGAGAATCTCAGAATCATCTGCCAATGCTCCTATGACCCAATAAACCATGCTCTGAAACATGGCATCAAGTAATCCATAACTAAAATACAAGACGAATGGACCTGCAAATTTAGAACCATCCTTGAAATCCAGTAATACTATGTGATCAGGTACATCTTCACGGGAATATTTAAGTTGTTTCGCGAGTCCTCCACCCCAAATTGCTGTTGAAAGCAGGCCAACAATAATAATACCAACCAATCCTCTAGCTCTCCTGCTCTTAAAACTATAGTCCATTATAGACCCGATGAACACTGAACCGATCATCTGTGCACCCCAATAAAACACATTGTTCAAACCCCTAGTCCTCAAATTGAACAATACCCCGTTAACATTATTGAACTGATAAGTATAGAAAAAGTTACTGGCAACCGAAGCTGGAACCATCAACAACATTTTCCAATTCCCAAACAGTTTGAGTATTTGCAACAATTCAACAGACACACTGGAGTACTTAATATTAGTACACTTCGAACCATCGTTCCTAATAACCTTACTAGGATGCAAAATTGCTAAAGAAAGAAAGGTTCCAATTGCCATGAAAATCATGAATCCAATATAAGTACCATCATTAACAGAGGCCGCGGTAGTCCTATTATAATTCGATACAAAAGGAATAAGTCCGCCAATAACACCACCCATGTTAAAAATACTCCAAAACATAGAGATATAAGTACCTTTCCTATCATGTGGCGGATACGACGTCATAATAGCTCCCTGAGCAGCCCACAAAAGGCCCGCGCCAATACCAAGAAGCCCGCCAGCAACTACGACGAAAGCCTGATGTTTATGGTGATTGTAGTAGAGAAATGATCCCGCGTACAATATATAAGTCGAACACCCAACAAATAGTGTTTTTTGAGGACCTAATATGTTGTAAATGCCACcacccaaaattccaaaaatggCGAAAGTTGTGTACAGAGCAGTGTTAGCGTTGTTAGCCGCTGTGTGGTCTACTTGACCACCACCACCCATTCCAGAGAGGGCATTAAACATCCCTGGACAACAAAAACACACCAATCCAATTAAACCAACCTGAACCAGTGGTGAATTATACCTGAAAATTGAATAATTTGGAGGTGAATTAGGTAACCCTTTTCCAGTTTCTTCATCTCCGTAAGAACCCATAACGCTACTGTCTCGGAACTCGGATTACACGGATCAAATATAAGGAAAAATGGGAGTATCGAATCTGGGAATTTATAGGTATAATAGAACAGTGGTGGAATTAAATTGGGAACTTTGAAAGCAAGGATTGGATGAATATGAATTAAAGACTGGTTGTTTTGTTGACAATAAGTTTAAGATTCTCTTTTTATAGAGTGTCGTTTGCAGgtgtttttaaaaattaaattcacAACTGGGCCTCGGGACGACTGCATCGCTGACAATTGGATAAAATTGGTAAAATCGGTGCCTCATTGGCTACATAGGTAATTACGAGTAATTTAACGTTTTATTACAAATGATCTCCAATGATTACGCCTCGTTTGATTCCGATGTTTTACGATTGA
This sequence is a window from Nicotiana sylvestris chromosome 3, ASM39365v2, whole genome shotgun sequence. Protein-coding genes within it:
- the LOC104233715 gene encoding UNC93-like protein 1 — its product is MGSYGDEETGKGLPNSPPNYSIFRYNSPLVQVGLIGLVCFCCPGMFNALSGMGGGGQVDHTAANNANTALYTTFAIFGILGGGIYNILGPQKTLFVGCSTYILYAGSFLYYNHHKHQAFVVVAGGLLGIGAGLLWAAQGAIMTSYPPHDRKGTYISMFWSIFNMGGVIGGLIPFVSNYNRTTAASVNDGTYIGFMIFMAIGTFLSLAILHPSKVIRNDGSKCTNIKYSSVSVELLQILKLFGNWKMLLMVPASVASNFFYTYQFNNVNGVLFNLRTRGLNNVFYWGAQMIGSVFIGSIMDYSFKSRRARGLVGIIIVGLLSTAIWGGGLAKQLKYSREDVPDHIVLLDFKDGSKFAGPFVLYFSYGLLDAMFQSMVYWVIGALADDSEILSRYTGFYKGIQSAGGAVAWQVDSRNVTFLNQLIANWALTTISFPLLIALILLAVKDDNKEEERATKEVAISSNRDISTTVDKPNKE